Genomic DNA from Paenibacillus sp. KS-LC4:
TAACCTAAGGAAGGAAGTCATACCTATGAAAGATAAAAATATTAAGCTTGCTTATATCTTCGCCGTATTAAATGCCGTCATTATTGGTTTCTCCTTTTTATTCGCCAAGCTGTCGCTTGGAAGCGCGCAGCCGCTGGACACGCTAACGTTCCGATTTGCATTTTCGTTCCTCATCATGACCATTCCTGTCGCGCTTGGCATAATTAAGCTGAATTATCGCGGCAAGCCTTTAATTAAAGCGCTTATGCTTGCAGCGATGTATCCGCTCGGCTTTTTCACCCTTCAGGCTTTTGGTCTGCTGCATGCAAGCTCAGCTGAAGGCGGCATTTTATATGCGTTTACGCCTGTTGTGACGATGATTATAGCGGCCATCTTTTTGAAAGAAACGACGACTCTGCTGCAAAAGCTATCTATTTTTCTTTCGGTGTTTGGCGTTGTGTTCATTTTCATGATGAAGGGCAGCAGCATCGATTTATCCAATATGCTCGGCATTTCCTTGCTGTTTCTAACCTGCTTCGCATTTGCTGGCTATAGCGTAATGGCACGTTCGCTTTCCAAGCAATTTAGCCCGGCAGAACTGACGTATTTGATGCTCGGAATTGGTTTTGTCGTTTTTCTCACGATATCGCTCGTGCAGCACACGACTGCGGGGACGATGGGAAGCTTCCTCACGCCGCTGCGGAGCGGGTCCTTCCTGATTGCGATATTCTATTTGGGAGTTATCTCTTCCCTTGTTACATCGTTGACATCCAATTATATTTTAGGACAGATTGAAGCGTCGAAAATGAGCGTATTTACCAATTTATCGACCATCGTATCCATGGCAGGAGGTGCTATGTTCTTAGGTGAAGAGGTGACGATGTATCATGTTATTGGCTCCCTATTCATTATTGCGGGAGTCGTCGGCACTAATTTACTGGGCAACAAGCGTAAACGGCAAGCTCCATCCTCCGGCGGCAAAGCTACCGTATCTTAATGAATGATAAGCCGGGGCGGCTGTGCTTGTGCCTAAACAAGGC
This window encodes:
- a CDS encoding DMT family transporter; amino-acid sequence: MKDKNIKLAYIFAVLNAVIIGFSFLFAKLSLGSAQPLDTLTFRFAFSFLIMTIPVALGIIKLNYRGKPLIKALMLAAMYPLGFFTLQAFGLLHASSAEGGILYAFTPVVTMIIAAIFLKETTTLLQKLSIFLSVFGVVFIFMMKGSSIDLSNMLGISLLFLTCFAFAGYSVMARSLSKQFSPAELTYLMLGIGFVVFLTISLVQHTTAGTMGSFLTPLRSGSFLIAIFYLGVISSLVTSLTSNYILGQIEASKMSVFTNLSTIVSMAGGAMFLGEEVTMYHVIGSLFIIAGVVGTNLLGNKRKRQAPSSGGKATVS